In Mercurialis annua linkage group LG6, ddMerAnnu1.2, whole genome shotgun sequence, the following are encoded in one genomic region:
- the LOC126687729 gene encoding uncharacterized protein LOC126687729 yields the protein MRYRGLDKLEFYVEYRTVVYNDVSVDQLVLSESSGSDKGSDEDEDDDEHFYGCEEDVEEQEDCFNRVNLDDFDVAPDFDENLMWNPGMEFQIGMMFRNRDSIQACATAYSVENGREHKSHRTTNYTIVLLVPNANHRNFGAREIAKYVRRQVMEQRGIRVNTLTAGIWDEHRVRPPYKRTWYAKEKAIVFVYGDWYESFGSIHKLMENMVHVNPGSFWHAESDDVYINGMLQPNIRTFVRMFWTFFPKVAGFQFCKLVLFVDGTHLFGRYKMTMLIASAIDGNNHITPVAFAIVESKSTESYEYFLEHLREQVILGRKVSIISDRRASILAVLRRPEWADIPHKFCIRHLASHFNTHFRDKTLKNLMEKKTI from the exons ATGCGGTACCGAGGCCTTGATAAGTTAGAATTTTACGTAGAGTACCGTACTGTTGTTTATAACGATGTTTCTGTGGATCAGTTGGTTTTGAGTGAATCAAGTGGGTCGGATAAAGGCagtgatgaagatgaagatgatgatgagcATTTTTATGGCTGCGAGGAAGATGTAGAAGAGCAAGAGGATT GTTTTAACCGTGTGAATTTGGATGATTTTGATGTGGCACCGGATTTTGATGAGAACCTTATGTGGAATCCTGGGATGGAGTTCCAAATTGGGATGATGTTCCGAAATCGTGATTCTATTCAGGCATGTGCTACTGCTTATTCTGTGGAAAATGGAAGGGAGCACAAGAGTCACCGGACAACCAACTACACTATTGTGCTA CTTGTGCCAAATGCTAACCATAGAAATTTCGGGGCACGAGAAATTGCCAAATACGTGCGGAGGCAAGTGATGGAGCAGCGTGGCATACGCGTTAATACCCTTACTGCTGGCATTTGGGATGAACATAGAGTGAGGCCTCCATATAAAAGAACCTGGTATGCAAAGGAGAAGGCAATCGTTTTTGTTTACGGGGACTGGTATGAATCGTTCGGAAGTATTCATAAGTTAATGGAGAATATGGTTCACGTAAATCCTGGTTCATTCTGGCATGCGGAAA GCGATGATGTTTACATTAATGGGATGCTTCAGCCGAATATTAGAACGTTCGTTAGAATGTTTTGGACTTTCTTCCCAAAGGTTGCTGGATTTCAATTCTGCAAACTTGTTCTATTCGTTGATGGGACCCATTTGTTTGGGAGATACAAAATGACGATGTTGATAGCATCAGCGATAGATGGAAACAACCATATAACTCCAGTAGCGTTTGCAATTGTGGAATCCAAAAGTACTGAAAGTTACGAATATTTTCTCGAGCATTTGCGGGAACAGGTCATTCTTGGACGGAAGGTTTCCATTATTTCTGATCGCCGTGCTAGCATTTTAGCAGTTCTGAGGCGTCCTGAATGGGCTGATATTCCGCACAAATTCTGCATAAGGCACTTGGCCAGTCATTTCAATACTCACTTCAGGGACAAGACGTTGAAAAATTTGATGGAgaaa AAAACCATTTGA